From the Planctomycetota bacterium genome, one window contains:
- the rny gene encoding ribonuclease Y: MLEILTAITGLLGGLIIGAAAVYFYLNKSNDHALARKQAENMERCNTLLANAETRAKEIEVLARKDAIDLREEVDVEVEQERKKLDEIEARLAKREDTLDLKLETLSVKERKLDNKEHKLEARLQEVHALEIELGQRNKKLTQVEEQQHSELMRISGLNEEHAKQVLFERLEKQYAAEAGDLVRKAVEKAEDEAKSRSRDILLNAIQRYASAQTAEHTVSTVEITDDAMKGRVIGKEGRNIRTFEKRTGVDVIIDDTPGIVVVSCFDPVRREVARESMQRLVSDGRIQPGRIEEVVDEVEKEMEENLVEMGSKAAAEAHVPNLPRVVLPMLGRLHYRTSYGQNVLKHSIEVAYISQMMADQLGLDGTVARRAGLLHDLGKALDHEIEGGHPQIGHDVLKRHGEAEEVLNAALGHHGDVPATTPYTPLIMAADAVSASRPGARRESLDRYIARLTELEDVCMKFDGVRQAYAIHAGREVRVIVDARKVDDRTMAKLARDMAKSVEEELRYPGEVKLTVLREVRTTEYAR; this comes from the coding sequence ATGCTCGAAATTTTAACCGCCATTACCGGCCTGCTCGGTGGCCTGATCATCGGTGCCGCCGCTGTCTATTTTTATCTGAACAAGTCCAACGACCATGCCTTGGCCCGCAAGCAGGCCGAGAACATGGAGCGGTGCAACACGCTCCTGGCCAATGCCGAAACGCGGGCCAAGGAGATCGAGGTGCTCGCCCGCAAGGACGCCATCGACCTGCGTGAGGAGGTCGACGTCGAGGTCGAACAGGAACGCAAAAAGCTCGACGAGATCGAAGCCCGCCTGGCCAAGCGTGAGGACACGCTCGATCTCAAGCTCGAAACGCTCTCCGTGAAGGAGCGCAAGCTCGACAACAAGGAACACAAACTCGAAGCCCGCCTCCAAGAAGTTCACGCGCTCGAGATCGAACTCGGACAGCGGAACAAGAAGCTCACCCAGGTCGAAGAGCAGCAGCATTCGGAGCTCATGCGGATCAGCGGGCTCAACGAGGAGCACGCCAAGCAGGTGCTCTTCGAGCGGCTCGAAAAGCAGTACGCCGCCGAGGCGGGTGATTTGGTGCGCAAGGCCGTCGAGAAGGCCGAGGACGAGGCGAAGAGCCGCAGCCGCGACATCCTGCTCAACGCCATCCAGCGGTACGCGAGTGCCCAGACCGCCGAGCACACGGTCAGCACGGTGGAAATCACCGACGACGCGATGAAGGGCCGGGTCATCGGCAAGGAAGGCCGCAACATCCGCACTTTCGAGAAGCGCACCGGCGTGGACGTGATCATCGACGACACCCCCGGCATCGTGGTGGTCAGCTGCTTCGATCCGGTCCGCCGCGAGGTAGCACGGGAGTCGATGCAACGGTTGGTCTCCGACGGCCGCATCCAGCCCGGCCGCATCGAGGAAGTCGTCGACGAAGTCGAGAAGGAGATGGAAGAAAATCTCGTCGAGATGGGCTCCAAGGCCGCCGCCGAGGCCCATGTGCCGAACCTGCCGCGGGTGGTCCTGCCCATGCTCGGCCGGCTGCACTACCGCACGTCCTACGGCCAGAACGTGCTCAAGCACTCCATCGAAGTCGCGTACATCTCCCAGATGATGGCCGACCAGCTCGGCCTCGACGGCACCGTCGCCCGCCGCGCCGGCCTGCTCCACGACCTGGGCAAAGCGCTCGACCACGAGATCGAGGGTGGTCACCCGCAGATCGGCCACGACGTGCTCAAACGCCACGGCGAAGCCGAGGAAGTCCTCAACGCCGCGCTGGGCCACCACGGCGATGTCCCGGCGACCACGCCGTACACGCCGCTGATCATGGCCGCCGACGCGGTCAGTGCGTCAAGACCCGGTGCCCGCCGCGAGAGCCTCGACCGCTACATCGCCCGGCTCACGGAGCTGGAGGACGTGTGCATGAAGTTCGACGGCGTCCGTCAGGCCTACGCCATCCACGCCGGCCGCGAGGTCCGCGTGATCGTCGACGCCCGCAAGGTCGATGACCGCACGATGGCCAAGCTCGCGCGCGACATGGCCAAGAGCGTCGAGGAAGAACTCCGCTACCCCGGCGAGGTCAAGCTGACAGTCTTACGCGAAGTCCGCACGACGGAGTATGCGCGGTAG
- a CDS encoding inositol monophosphatase family protein, producing the protein MADLDLRLAQSVAVEAAHKAGKRTLAYFNAGVEVDEKSDDTPVTIADREAEHVVRDYLAKHFPTHTIVGEEHPDAPGDPNFKWIIDPIDGTKSFIHGVPLYGVLIGLEVRGRIDVGVIHMPALGETICAARGEGAYFNGGRCKCSDVTRIEDATILAGSITRVIDRSDAYRSLADRAKLNRGWGDAFGYALVATGRADLMLDPKIAPWDCAPMPVILEESDGWAGNWDGQQDIYGPNWLAVTGGLKGAVLAELGQHPKRETWAY; encoded by the coding sequence ATGGCCGACCTTGACCTCCGTCTCGCCCAGTCCGTCGCCGTCGAAGCCGCCCACAAGGCGGGCAAGCGGACATTGGCGTACTTCAACGCCGGAGTCGAGGTCGATGAGAAATCGGACGACACGCCGGTAACGATCGCCGACCGCGAGGCCGAGCATGTCGTCCGGGACTATCTCGCCAAACACTTCCCGACCCACACCATCGTCGGCGAGGAACACCCCGATGCCCCGGGCGATCCGAACTTCAAGTGGATCATCGACCCGATCGACGGCACCAAGTCGTTCATCCACGGCGTCCCGCTCTACGGCGTGCTCATCGGCCTGGAAGTCCGCGGCCGGATCGACGTCGGCGTCATCCACATGCCGGCCCTGGGCGAAACGATCTGCGCCGCCCGCGGCGAAGGGGCATACTTCAACGGCGGGCGGTGTAAATGCAGCGACGTAACGCGGATCGAGGACGCGACGATCCTCGCCGGCAGCATCACCCGCGTGATCGACCGCTCCGACGCGTATCGCAGCCTCGCCGACCGCGCCAAACTCAACCGCGGCTGGGGCGACGCCTTCGGTTACGCCCTCGTCGCCACCGGCCGCGCCGACCTGATGCTCGACCCGAAGATCGCCCCCTGGGACTGCGCCCCCATGCCGGTCATCCTCGAAGAATCCGACGGCTGGGCCGGCAACTGGGACGGCCAGCAAGACATCTACGGCCCCAACTGGCTCGCGGTGACGGGTGGGCTCAAGGGCGCGGTGCTTGCGGAGTTGGGGCAGCACCCGAAGCGCGAGACGTGGGCATACTGA
- a CDS encoding phosphoribosyl-AMP cyclohydrolase: protein MSKELEESTIAAIDFGKLTKIAAAGCQVVPVVLQNAESGDVLFVGYANEAALHETLSTKQAVLWSTSRNVLWRKGATSGDVLHLVDVRVNCEQNSLLYRVKPATPGVCHTKGADGNTRSTCYYRKVGAESEGVSLVFVDGMK from the coding sequence ATGTCCAAGGAGCTTGAAGAGTCCACGATCGCGGCGATCGATTTCGGCAAGCTGACCAAGATCGCCGCGGCCGGTTGCCAGGTGGTGCCGGTGGTCCTGCAAAACGCCGAAAGCGGCGACGTGCTGTTCGTCGGTTACGCCAACGAAGCGGCCCTGCATGAGACGCTCAGCACCAAGCAAGCCGTCCTCTGGAGCACCAGCCGAAATGTCCTGTGGCGCAAAGGTGCCACCAGCGGCGACGTCCTGCACCTGGTCGATGTCCGGGTCAACTGCGAGCAGAACTCATTGCTCTACCGCGTCAAACCCGCCACCCCCGGTGTGTGCCACACCAAAGGTGCCGACGGCAACACACGCTCGACGTGCTATTACCGGAAGGTTGGCGCAGAGAGTGAAGGCGTGTCGTTGGTATTTGTGGACGGGATGAAGTGA
- a CDS encoding ACT domain-containing protein: MAEPHDQAAPTQTLLLAAGQDCPGILDAITEHLSAQGGQVEEMKVTRLRGIVALVLLFTADADALERIRGGLPYLSERTEMDITLRKAGDASHATRTMRLVADGPREVHLLKEVSNLTRVLNVNITEASAEISTPGRQRVDLTIDLPGDVAPEKFHELLGQLLDHHGASWELVSM, encoded by the coding sequence ATGGCCGAGCCGCACGACCAAGCTGCGCCCACGCAAACGCTCCTGCTCGCCGCCGGACAAGATTGTCCGGGCATTCTCGACGCGATCACCGAGCACCTCTCGGCCCAAGGCGGGCAGGTGGAGGAGATGAAAGTCACCCGGCTGCGTGGGATCGTCGCCTTGGTGTTGTTGTTTACCGCCGACGCCGACGCACTCGAACGTATCCGTGGCGGTTTGCCGTACCTGTCCGAGCGGACGGAGATGGACATCACCCTCCGCAAGGCCGGCGACGCATCGCATGCGACACGCACGATGCGGCTCGTCGCCGACGGGCCCCGGGAGGTGCATTTGCTTAAGGAGGTGAGCAACCTGACCCGCGTGCTCAACGTGAACATCACCGAGGCCAGCGCCGAGATCAGCACGCCGGGCCGGCAACGCGTCGACCTCACCATCGACCTGCCCGGCGATGTCGCTCCCGAGAAGTTTCACGAGTTGCTCGGCCAACTCCTCGACCATCACGGCGCGAGCTGGGAACTGGTGAGCATGTGA
- a CDS encoding cation:dicarboxylase symporter family transporter, which yields MFGLRMHWWVFIGIALGVLLGALLHGHYYERIAAQALIDAAEVELDESRLRAVTEELRAEGLSESAAAEEARLRVREKTAEAVAAQTVINRDDGMREELARLGALNDVTGAGLTEQKQAVLAKDIQSARADIFADTTLGGFVGFLADAFLKLLRFIVVPLVFVSLVTGVLGLGDPSRLGRLGLRTLGWYMMTSLVAILTGLVLVNALQPGKWTDGLALPLGESPTLKEPEGLWQTLLNMLPSNPVGVAADSDLFGVIFTAIALGIATLFIAANHRELIANFFHALMAAIMKITIAILWLAPIGILALVAELVALSGIGVFLDLIGYVVTVALALSVHGFVTLPLIFWLFTKRNPYKMMGAMVPALLTGFSTASSSGTLPLTMERLRDNVGVKNEVGSFVLPLGATINMDGTALYEIVAVLFVAQLYAALPGTDFTITIFDQLIIVALALMVSIGAAGIPSAGLVMMVIIFQAVGLPLELTALLWSVDRLLDMGRTTVNIWSDSVGATTVAHFEGAIEEDKLFDQPQMATA from the coding sequence ATGTTCGGTCTCCGCATGCACTGGTGGGTATTTATCGGCATCGCCTTGGGCGTGCTGCTCGGCGCGCTGTTGCACGGGCACTACTACGAACGCATCGCGGCCCAGGCGTTGATCGACGCGGCCGAGGTCGAACTCGACGAAAGCCGGCTGCGTGCCGTGACCGAGGAGCTACGCGCCGAAGGGTTGTCGGAATCGGCCGCGGCGGAGGAGGCACGCCTCCGCGTTCGCGAGAAAACCGCCGAAGCCGTCGCGGCCCAAACCGTCATCAACCGCGACGACGGCATGCGCGAGGAACTCGCCCGGCTCGGCGCGCTCAACGACGTCACCGGCGCGGGGCTCACCGAGCAGAAACAAGCGGTACTCGCCAAGGACATCCAGTCCGCGCGGGCCGACATCTTCGCCGACACGACCCTCGGCGGCTTCGTCGGCTTCCTCGCCGACGCATTCCTCAAGCTACTGCGGTTCATCGTGGTGCCGCTGGTGTTCGTGTCACTCGTGACCGGCGTGCTGGGCCTGGGTGATCCGTCGCGTCTTGGACGGCTGGGGCTGCGGACGCTTGGCTGGTACATGATGACATCGCTGGTCGCGATCCTGACCGGGCTCGTCCTGGTCAATGCGTTGCAGCCGGGCAAGTGGACCGATGGGCTCGCGTTGCCGCTGGGCGAGTCGCCGACGCTCAAGGAGCCCGAAGGCTTGTGGCAGACGCTGTTGAACATGCTCCCGAGCAACCCGGTCGGCGTCGCGGCCGACAGCGATCTGTTCGGCGTCATCTTTACCGCCATCGCGCTGGGCATCGCGACACTTTTCATCGCCGCCAATCACCGCGAGCTGATCGCCAACTTCTTCCACGCCCTCATGGCGGCGATCATGAAGATCACCATCGCGATCCTCTGGCTCGCGCCGATCGGCATCCTCGCACTGGTCGCCGAGCTCGTCGCGCTCTCGGGCATCGGCGTCTTCCTCGATCTCATCGGCTACGTCGTCACCGTCGCACTCGCCCTCTCGGTCCATGGGTTCGTCACGCTGCCGCTCATCTTCTGGCTCTTCACGAAACGCAACCCGTACAAGATGATGGGCGCGATGGTGCCGGCACTGCTCACCGGCTTCTCGACTGCATCGTCCTCGGGCACGCTGCCGCTGACGATGGAACGGCTGCGTGACAACGTCGGCGTGAAAAACGAAGTCGGCTCGTTCGTCCTCCCGCTCGGGGCGACGATCAACATGGACGGCACCGCGCTCTACGAAATCGTCGCGGTCCTCTTTGTCGCACAGCTTTACGCGGCGCTACCGGGGACCGACTTCACGATCACGATCTTCGATCAACTCATCATCGTCGCCTTGGCGTTGATGGTCAGCATTGGCGCGGCCGGTATTCCGTCGGCGGGGCTGGTGATGATGGTGATCATCTTCCAAGCGGTCGGGCTGCCGTTGGAGCTGACCGCCCTGCTCTGGAGCGTGGATCGTCTGCTCGACATGGGCCGCACGACGGTAAACATCTGGTCCGACAGCGTCGGCGCGACGACGGTCGCCCACTTCGAGGGGGCGATCGAGGAAGACAAGCTGTTCGATCAGCCGCAGATGGCGACCGCCTGA
- a CDS encoding GDSL-type esterase/lipase family protein, with protein MRLALEHPALHFDGVLGVEIGDDEHGGFVRPWRVSFERWMMFPNLATEPLAVGEMPMKPSHLASAGAGIRLTFRTDSTTLRFRAIDPMTPLSQLVVDGRHVGDGFEFDGLDPAMKTVELWLGQLSDLKLRGIDIDDGATVEARTDDRPRWLTYGSSITHGTDASSPLTAWPTVVARENDLHLINLGMSGNCYLEINMARLIRDTPADFITLCLGINVYGDPRLNRTTFPAAVAGLVEIIREKHTDTPLTLVGPISSPPREDEVGGCGMTLNQLRDHVRETAALLGERYVDGRELIGPGDMAGMPDLLHPNDGGNALLAERFAAKVLAPMRTPWLSTKGTQRVGEVGLLDPAAARHLRDTPTEKITLPIGREVWETAGFDVRTLRPAVIGFIELIREKQAVPIEVVLPEGGSETNAAGLSLDAVRLEIEAAVATLQDAGDQAVAICG; from the coding sequence ATGCGATTGGCCCTGGAACATCCCGCGTTGCACTTCGACGGCGTGCTCGGTGTGGAGATCGGTGACGACGAGCACGGCGGTTTCGTCCGACCGTGGCGGGTGTCGTTCGAGCGTTGGATGATGTTTCCGAACCTCGCGACCGAGCCGCTGGCGGTCGGCGAGATGCCGATGAAACCGAGCCACCTGGCCAGTGCCGGTGCGGGGATTCGCCTGACGTTTCGCACGGACAGCACGACGCTGCGGTTCCGCGCCATCGATCCAATGACGCCCCTGTCGCAACTGGTCGTTGACGGACGGCATGTCGGTGACGGCTTCGAGTTCGACGGGCTCGACCCGGCGATGAAAACGGTCGAGCTTTGGCTCGGCCAACTCTCGGATTTGAAACTCCGCGGCATCGACATCGACGACGGCGCGACCGTCGAAGCACGCACCGACGATCGGCCGCGCTGGCTCACCTATGGCTCGTCGATCACGCATGGCACCGACGCGTCCAGCCCGCTGACCGCGTGGCCGACCGTGGTCGCGCGGGAGAACGACCTGCACCTGATCAATCTCGGCATGAGCGGCAACTGCTATCTCGAGATCAACATGGCCCGGCTCATTCGTGACACACCGGCCGACTTCATCACGCTGTGCCTGGGCATCAACGTCTACGGCGACCCCCGGCTCAACCGAACAACCTTCCCCGCGGCCGTTGCCGGCTTGGTCGAGATCATTCGCGAAAAACACACCGACACGCCGCTCACGCTCGTCGGCCCGATCAGTTCACCGCCGCGCGAGGACGAGGTCGGCGGGTGCGGGATGACGCTGAATCAGTTGCGTGATCACGTCCGCGAAACCGCGGCGTTGCTGGGCGAGCGGTACGTGGATGGACGGGAGCTGATCGGGCCGGGGGACATGGCCGGGATGCCGGACTTGTTGCACCCGAACGACGGCGGCAACGCGCTGCTGGCCGAGCGTTTCGCGGCGAAGGTGCTGGCGCCGATGCGAACGCCGTGGTTGTCGACCAAGGGCACGCAACGCGTCGGAGAGGTCGGCTTACTCGATCCGGCCGCGGCCCGGCACCTGCGCGATACGCCGACCGAGAAGATCACGTTGCCCATCGGCCGCGAAGTCTGGGAGACGGCGGGGTTTGACGTGCGCACCTTGCGGCCCGCGGTGATCGGGTTCATCGAGCTGATCCGCGAGAAGCAGGCCGTGCCGATCGAGGTGGTGTTGCCCGAGGGGGGCTCGGAGACGAACGCCGCGGGGTTGTCCCTCGATGCGGTGCGGCTCGAGATCGAAGCCGCCGTGGCAACGCTGCAGGACGCCGGGGATCAGGCGGTCGCCATCTGCGGCTGA
- a CDS encoding S41 family peptidase — translation MLSLILAAVLAQPAVPVADEGVDLGNVDLARKPAVSPDGQTVTFTWRGDLWKAPVAGGEAVRLTAHPAADLGSAWTDDDTIVFESDRAGGRNLFALDADGGVPTQLTFDDRFLHLADVAGGKALVSSYAEPDVYRARRMYQIDLDGPGDLERLTGAFGEHPQMSPDGKRILFTRGNDGWDRRGNTGPDTRDVWLYDVEAETFHQLTTQRGNDGRAIWVDDDSFVLLSERTGTTQLHLATLDAAGTAIVELRQLTDGAMDVEDVAVGGGTVVFSRFGRLFTASLDGGSQPIAINAAADVGADVRVVNVSREASEAALSPDGNALAVVAYGQVFIRGTAERAPTRRVTTDMGVYGDLAWSPDGGRLYFTGHDGGVDTIFAATPGLTIDDVRASLDDEPVEEEPIEEEAIEEEPTTRPTTALATQPATQPTTEPAEDDANVEAEEEPDAEPAPDFSAALRFDIETVVIDDAGARAPVPSPDGTQLLWHRGVGDLVVRDLITGEDTVLLDGWSDTLSYRWMPDGGAVLYVTEDKNYNADIWHLDLEDGADAVNLTRHPDDEYVPQISADGKILAFLSSRTADQYDVWQVWLDEDMEALSPVELDAYFDDAAKAVGSAKTPPVPDLTPTTQPATQPATQPATAPAEESVEEDAPDLELDDAYLRLARITRSTDDERDVALTPDGSRILYRVGRDLMLLERGDDPRRIAGNVSMQHLTADGGAVIVIDNGRAVELGLPRGDATPMPLDHTLRLDPAEFNALKFDVAIKELGGMFYDGDRIDAGWHQRAEQYRKLAAAAVTDGEFDHVANRFIGHLNASHLGIFSPRPSDDAFVRYGRLGITTERDGDAAVVTEILDGGPADVGSFALEVGDRITAVNGVPLTPDTTLRKLLANTVGEETLIDVTRGEKSGQVILTPTSFDRLRVLAYQAWERANRAYVEEKSEGKLGYIHIRGMDQNSLDEFERDLYAAANGKAGLLIDVRNNGGGWTTDRLLASIMYPSHAYTIPRGMEGRPTDGYPHDRLFIQRYDLPINMLANEKSFSNAEIVSHAFKTLGRGTLVGNETAGGVISTGGTSLLDGTRVRLPFRGWYLPDGTDMELNGAVPDIQIVQSPDDEVNDNDRQLDAAIADLLERLDQPDAGN, via the coding sequence ATGCTTTCGCTCATCCTCGCTGCCGTACTCGCCCAGCCCGCCGTGCCCGTTGCTGATGAGGGGGTCGACCTGGGCAATGTCGATCTCGCCCGCAAGCCCGCCGTCTCGCCGGACGGGCAGACGGTGACGTTCACCTGGCGTGGCGATCTTTGGAAAGCACCGGTCGCCGGCGGCGAGGCCGTCCGCCTCACCGCACACCCCGCCGCCGACCTCGGCAGCGCGTGGACCGACGACGACACGATCGTCTTCGAGTCCGACCGTGCCGGCGGACGCAATCTCTTCGCGCTCGACGCCGACGGCGGCGTACCAACGCAACTGACTTTCGACGACCGATTCCTGCACCTCGCCGACGTCGCGGGGGGTAAGGCGCTCGTCAGCAGCTACGCCGAGCCGGACGTGTACCGCGCTCGCCGCATGTACCAGATCGATCTCGACGGCCCGGGCGACCTCGAGCGTCTCACCGGCGCGTTCGGCGAACACCCGCAGATGTCGCCCGACGGAAAGCGCATCCTCTTCACCCGCGGCAACGACGGCTGGGACCGACGCGGCAACACCGGGCCCGACACCCGCGACGTTTGGCTCTACGACGTTGAAGCCGAAACGTTCCACCAGCTCACCACGCAACGCGGCAATGACGGCCGCGCGATTTGGGTCGACGACGACAGTTTCGTCCTGCTATCCGAACGCACCGGCACGACACAACTGCACCTTGCCACGCTCGACGCGGCAGGCACCGCCATTGTGGAACTTCGGCAACTGACCGACGGCGCGATGGATGTCGAGGACGTTGCGGTCGGCGGTGGGACGGTCGTGTTCAGCCGGTTCGGACGGTTGTTCACCGCAAGCCTCGACGGCGGCTCGCAGCCGATTGCGATCAACGCCGCGGCCGATGTCGGCGCCGACGTGCGGGTGGTGAACGTCTCCCGCGAAGCGAGCGAAGCCGCTCTCTCGCCCGACGGCAACGCATTGGCCGTCGTCGCCTACGGGCAGGTCTTCATCCGTGGCACTGCGGAGCGTGCGCCGACCCGCCGGGTCACCACGGACATGGGCGTGTACGGCGATCTCGCGTGGAGCCCCGACGGTGGGCGGCTGTACTTCACCGGCCACGACGGCGGCGTCGACACGATCTTTGCCGCGACGCCGGGGCTCACGATCGACGACGTGCGGGCGTCACTGGACGACGAGCCGGTCGAGGAGGAGCCGATCGAAGAAGAAGCTATCGAGGAAGAACCGACCACCCGGCCGACGACCGCTCTGGCGACTCAGCCCGCCACGCAACCAACGACAGAGCCGGCCGAAGATGACGCCAACGTCGAAGCCGAAGAAGAGCCCGACGCCGAGCCAGCCCCCGACTTCTCCGCAGCCCTACGGTTCGACATCGAAACCGTCGTCATCGACGACGCCGGCGCACGGGCCCCGGTCCCCTCGCCCGACGGCACGCAACTGCTCTGGCACCGCGGTGTCGGCGACCTGGTCGTGCGCGACCTGATCACCGGCGAAGACACCGTCCTGCTCGACGGTTGGAGCGACACCCTCTCGTACCGGTGGATGCCCGACGGCGGCGCGGTGCTGTACGTGACCGAGGACAAAAATTACAACGCCGACATCTGGCACCTCGACCTCGAGGACGGGGCCGATGCGGTCAACCTCACGCGTCACCCCGACGACGAGTACGTCCCGCAAATCAGTGCCGACGGGAAGATCCTCGCGTTCCTTTCGTCGCGCACCGCCGACCAGTACGACGTTTGGCAAGTCTGGCTCGACGAGGACATGGAAGCGCTCTCGCCGGTCGAGCTCGACGCGTACTTCGACGACGCGGCCAAAGCGGTCGGATCGGCCAAGACCCCGCCGGTCCCGGACCTCACGCCGACGACCCAACCCGCCACGCAGCCGGCAACCCAACCGGCAACCGCGCCGGCTGAGGAATCCGTCGAAGAAGACGCGCCCGACCTCGAACTCGACGACGCCTACCTCCGCCTCGCCCGCATCACGCGCAGCACCGACGACGAACGCGATGTCGCCCTCACCCCGGACGGCAGCCGCATCCTCTACCGCGTCGGCCGTGATCTCATGCTGCTCGAGCGTGGTGACGATCCCCGACGCATCGCTGGCAACGTCAGCATGCAACACCTCACCGCCGACGGCGGCGCGGTGATCGTCATCGACAACGGCCGGGCGGTGGAGCTGGGCCTGCCGCGCGGCGATGCCACGCCGATGCCGCTGGACCACACGCTGCGGCTCGACCCCGCCGAGTTCAACGCGTTGAAGTTCGACGTCGCCATCAAGGAACTCGGCGGTATGTTCTACGACGGTGACCGCATCGACGCCGGCTGGCACCAGCGCGCCGAGCAGTACCGCAAGCTCGCCGCCGCCGCGGTCACCGATGGCGAGTTCGATCATGTCGCCAACCGGTTCATCGGACACCTCAACGCCTCGCACCTGGGCATCTTCTCACCCCGGCCCAGCGACGACGCGTTCGTCCGCTACGGCCGGCTCGGCATCACGACGGAGCGCGACGGCGACGCCGCCGTCGTGACCGAGATCCTTGATGGCGGCCCGGCGGACGTCGGCAGCTTCGCACTGGAAGTCGGCGACCGCATCACCGCCGTCAACGGCGTCCCGCTCACCCCCGACACCACCCTCCGCAAGCTGCTGGCCAACACCGTCGGCGAAGAGACGCTCATCGACGTCACCCGTGGCGAGAAGTCCGGCCAGGTCATCCTCACGCCCACGAGCTTCGACCGATTGCGCGTCCTCGCTTACCAGGCATGGGAGCGGGCCAACCGTGCCTACGTCGAAGAGAAGTCCGAAGGCAAGCTCGGCTACATCCACATCCGCGGCATGGATCAGAACTCCCTCGATGAGTTCGAGCGCGACCTCTACGCCGCCGCGAACGGCAAAGCCGGCCTGCTCATCGACGTCCGCAACAACGGCGGCGGCTGGACCACCGACCGACTCCTCGCGTCGATCATGTACCCGTCGCACGCCTACACCATTCCGCGCGGCATGGAAGGTCGCCCCACCGACGGCTACCCCCACGACCGCCTGTTCATTCAGCGGTACGACCTGCCGATCAACATGCTCGCCAACGAGAAGTCCTTCTCCAATGCCGAGATCGTCAGCCATGCGTTCAAGACGCTCGGCCGAGGCACGCTCGTCGGCAACGAAACCGCCGGCGGCGTCATCTCCACCGGCGGCACCTCGCTGCTCGACGGCACACGCGTCCGCCTGCCCTTCCGCGGCTGGTACCTGCCCGACGGGACCGACATGGAACTCAACGGCGCGGTGCCCGACATCCAGATCGTGCAAAGCCCCGACGACGAGGTGAACGACAACGACCGCCAGCTCGACGCGGCCATCGCTGACCTGCTCGAACGCCTCGATCAGCCGGACGCCGGCAACTGA
- a CDS encoding glycosyltransferase family 4 protein, which translates to MDWSSSRNLENIGEDRLPPMRRSGPARILFLTANTFGTKTVAEHRQRHAAKRDDVDAVTLYLQNSFPMKVASKPIRALKGLDLAPVRRRRVWESVLWKWFNGPLDLRRFDVVLSDTSTFANAQTRWARQRPDHPIVRSIMTDIISTVHHRLTEPTDQPARPLNWANRKLIAYDAPNWEGLGLAVAWSQWLSDAIVRDTPATAEQMMVLPPPVVIPPRELIEQQRAERAKAIAEGDLVKIIFVGQDFKRKGGERLVRWHQEHFADRAELHIISGWAPPITGKNLVMHGSVPNDKVVGELVPGSDLMVIPTFHDTCLVVLGEAGAAGVPAISSHMAGVPEMLPHGITCPFDDESAFVTAMRNLIDNAEERTTLGMKSRDAAEQRLDSETTFDPLYDRLVALADQLPASG; encoded by the coding sequence ATGGACTGGTCCTCTTCACGCAATCTTGAGAACATCGGAGAAGATCGACTGCCGCCAATGCGGCGGTCGGGGCCGGCCCGCATCCTCTTCCTCACGGCCAACACCTTCGGCACCAAGACCGTCGCCGAGCACCGTCAGCGCCATGCCGCCAAGCGGGACGACGTCGATGCCGTGACGCTCTACCTGCAGAACTCGTTCCCGATGAAGGTTGCCAGCAAGCCGATCCGCGCGCTCAAGGGACTGGACCTTGCGCCCGTTCGGCGCCGGCGTGTTTGGGAGTCGGTCTTGTGGAAGTGGTTCAACGGTCCGCTGGACCTGCGCCGGTTCGATGTCGTGCTCAGCGACACGAGCACGTTTGCCAACGCCCAGACCCGCTGGGCCCGGCAGCGTCCGGACCATCCGATCGTGCGGTCGATCATGACCGACATCATCTCGACCGTGCATCATCGCCTGACCGAGCCGACCGACCAGCCCGCCCGGCCGCTCAACTGGGCCAACCGCAAGCTCATCGCTTATGACGCGCCGAACTGGGAGGGGCTGGGCTTGGCGGTGGCGTGGAGCCAATGGCTTTCCGATGCGATCGTGCGTGACACGCCGGCGACGGCGGAGCAGATGATGGTGCTCCCGCCGCCGGTGGTGATCCCGCCGCGCGAACTCATCGAGCAGCAACGGGCCGAGCGTGCCAAGGCGATCGCCGAAGGCGACTTGGTCAAGATCATCTTCGTCGGCCAGGACTTCAAGCGCAAGGGCGGCGAGCGGTTGGTCCGCTGGCACCAGGAACACTTCGCCGATCGGGCCGAGCTGCACATCATCAGCGGCTGGGCACCACCGATTACCGGCAAGAACCTCGTCATGCACGGCTCGGTGCCCAATGACAAAGTCGTCGGCGAGCTCGTGCCCGGCTCGGACCTCATGGTGATCCCGACGTTTCACGACACCTGCCTGGTCGTGCTCGGCGAGGCAGGGGCGGCGGGCGTGCCGGCGATCAGCAGCCACATGGCCGGCGTTCCTGAGATGCTGCCGCACGGGATCACCTGCCCGTTCGACGACGAGTCGGCGTTCGTCACGGCGATGCGGAACCTGATCGATAACGCCGAAGAGCGCACGACGCTGGGCATGAAGTCCCGCGACGCCGCCGAGCAGCGCCTCGACTCGGAAACAACGTTCGACCCGCTCTACGACCGGCTCGTTGCGCTGGCCGATCAGTTGCCGGCGTCCGGCTGA